In Marixanthomonas ophiurae, one genomic interval encodes:
- a CDS encoding serine hydrolase domain-containing protein: protein MFLLLTISFTSCHSQNKIKNLVGIEVSTDSINTFLKSRMDSLNIPGLSIAVINDSKVVYHKTFGFANVEKKLPITNKTIFEAASISKSVFAFFVMQFVEDGKLDLDKPLYEYLPYQDIANDERYKKITARMVLSHRSGFPNWRENEDDKKLKIKFDPGTAYEYSGEGYQYLAMVLKEIENTDWNGLEALFQEKVAKPLKMEHTVFIPTSYTEKNKAEPYNNQGEWIDLKNDYWYKKDKGKFVAPSSMQTEPIDFSKWMIGLMNNKILSEESYSELLKHHSKISTSSTGISVYYALGFLTADKVYSNTFFHGGNNAGFTCSYLMETEKKWGYILFTNSEYGEKLGDEVWSYFEKENE, encoded by the coding sequence ATGTTTTTACTTCTGACAATCTCATTTACAAGTTGTCATTCACAAAACAAAATCAAAAACCTTGTTGGAATTGAAGTTTCAACTGACTCAATTAACACCTTTCTCAAATCGAGAATGGATTCTTTGAATATTCCCGGACTTTCAATTGCAGTCATAAATGACAGTAAAGTAGTTTATCACAAAACTTTTGGATTTGCCAACGTTGAAAAAAAGTTGCCAATTACCAACAAAACAATTTTCGAAGCTGCATCAATATCGAAATCAGTATTTGCCTTTTTTGTAATGCAATTTGTTGAAGATGGCAAATTGGATTTGGATAAACCCTTATATGAATATTTACCATATCAAGACATCGCCAATGACGAAAGATACAAGAAAATAACAGCAAGAATGGTTTTGAGCCATAGGTCAGGATTTCCAAATTGGAGAGAAAACGAAGACGATAAAAAACTAAAAATAAAGTTTGACCCAGGAACAGCCTATGAATATTCTGGAGAAGGGTATCAATATCTCGCTATGGTTTTGAAAGAGATAGAGAATACGGATTGGAATGGTTTAGAAGCTCTTTTTCAAGAGAAAGTCGCAAAACCGTTGAAAATGGAACATACCGTATTTATACCAACATCTTACACAGAAAAAAACAAAGCAGAACCTTATAACAATCAAGGCGAATGGATTGATTTAAAAAATGATTATTGGTATAAAAAAGATAAAGGAAAATTCGTTGCTCCTTCATCTATGCAAACAGAACCAATAGATTTTTCAAAATGGATGATTGGACTAATGAACAACAAAATATTATCTGAAGAAAGTTATTCCGAATTGCTAAAACATCATTCAAAAATATCTACATCTTCAACGGGAATTAGTGTTTATTATGCTTTAGGTTTTTTAACAGCTGATAAAGTTTATAGTAACACCTTTTTTCACGGAGGAAACAACGCTGGATTTACGTGCTCTTATCTTATGGAAACAGAAAAAAAATGGGGTTATATTCTTTTCACCAATTCAGAATATGGAGAAAAACTCGGAGATGAAGTATGGAGTTATTTTGAAAAAGAGAATGAATAA
- a CDS encoding SGNH/GDSL hydrolase family protein: MQKLLFLFLVLISTYSSIYSQQKALTNNQTAFDVLFIGNSLTYTNNLPELVKEYAISKNIAITTNMIAFPNYSIQDHWNDGQVQKLISSKTYDFVIIQQGPSSQPDGRNMLINYGKKYTRLCKLIEAKLCYFMVWPSLHYYYTFDGVIKNHTDAAAINNSILLPVGTAWKAYSDTAKNNEYYGDDGFHPSLKGSEIAAKVIVDHLLKQ, from the coding sequence ATGCAGAAATTATTGTTTCTATTTTTAGTATTAATAAGTACGTATTCTAGTATATATAGCCAACAGAAAGCCCTTACTAATAACCAAACAGCGTTTGATGTTTTATTTATTGGTAACAGTCTTACTTATACCAATAATTTGCCTGAGCTTGTAAAGGAGTACGCTATTTCAAAAAACATCGCTATTACTACTAACATGATAGCCTTCCCTAACTATTCCATTCAAGATCACTGGAATGATGGGCAGGTTCAAAAACTAATTTCAAGTAAAACATATGACTTTGTTATTATACAACAAGGGCCTTCCTCACAACCTGATGGTAGAAACATGCTAATTAATTACGGTAAAAAATATACTCGTTTATGTAAATTAATCGAAGCGAAACTTTGTTATTTTATGGTTTGGCCCTCTTTACACTACTACTATACGTTTGATGGTGTTATAAAAAACCATACCGATGCTGCCGCCATCAATAACTCAATATTGCTGCCTGTGGGTACCGCATGGAAAGCATATAGTGATACAGCAAAAAATAATGAATATTATGGTGATGATGGGTTCCACCCTTCACTAAAAGGCAGTGAAATTGCTGCAAAAGTAATCGTTGATCATTTACTTAAGCAGTAG
- a CDS encoding T9SS type A sorting domain-containing protein, with product MKIFIFSLLFISLSFHSLAQQAFFPYTVIDNTFGVENPNQTKLADIDSDGDLDIFLQSNSFSNLTWLPNIDGEGNYGTGNVVAQENVGSVQSSDIGDINGDGHVDILRGSTTVDRIDWDANDGTGVFSTLTTVDEDITNPRILILTDIDGDSDLDILVYYYEGANRFGWFENLDGLGNFGEVNEIGFDGGSSNRIRMVTADIDGDSDMDLLVSNSSTSTVFWYENLDGMGSFSNLKLIDDTQTSSMSSVLLSDIDGDSDLDLLISVDLLTSQDEDLIVAYENLDGNGNFGASTIVSNIFNSPKHMNAVDLDTDGDQDLVIANTEGKNTIWLPNDGNGNFGPAIIFEEYVFSPSHISIADIDSNGTPDIISTAYSEDTVTTYKNLDGQGTLEPGVIVNSTIQDPTKVVLADLDGDGDNDIANISHNKVSWYENLDGLGTYGQQNVLVGNVFVGRFLEAVDFDNDGDLDLMYGYDEVVSWVENLDGAGNFSERQALHIAGGTNSDITFMDVDNDLDLDYVRLSSLSLIWHENINSALENLGNTILSNISLDLGQINKIDVNGDGFIDLVGSTSGDNQLIWIPNQGDGTFGAFQVIDTDQPNIRRAGIKAADIDGDSDLDIVSGSPDNNTVLWYENLDGLGAFGDANEISTTISMNKVLEVFDSDSDGDPDIIVSDLLTNTVQFIENIDWGSSFAEPIELFGTDLTFTSSLAFGELNGDFKQDLAISNTQDGSILWYENLGVLSNVISGNVAIDLDSNGCDPGDPDMQNLLIKTENETHSFSTVTNANGDYSISVTEGTFTTQINSSLPTHFSSEPESHVSEFVGINNAEVKDFCVVATETIEDISIGFFPITDARPGFEAVYELVYSNIGTVIVDGDIELNFDDVRLEYSESSEPVASSSTGQITFDYTNLQPFETRTIQITFSVAPPPTTQIDDPLIFSGQINPVSNDINPEDNSFNYTQIVIGSFDPNDILVLEGPQVHIDDADDYLHYIIRFQNTGTASAINVRVLNELDMNLDWDSFQLLNTSHESRVEITEGNTMQFIFDDINLPDAKTDEEGSKGHIQYKIKPMSPVSVGDQVSNNAQIYFDFNEFILTNTVTTTYVEQLGVESFREEIIYIYPNPVENKLFIIGVSNYSKISIYDLPGHKIMEQKIVQDSVSLNVEHISRGVYFLKFENNNGNFEIRRLIKK from the coding sequence ATGAAAATTTTCATTTTTTCACTTCTATTTATTTCACTCTCTTTTCACTCTTTAGCACAACAAGCGTTTTTCCCATATACTGTTATAGATAATACATTTGGAGTTGAAAATCCAAACCAAACCAAACTCGCCGATATCGATTCTGACGGTGATCTGGACATTTTTTTACAATCAAACTCCTTCAGCAATCTTACCTGGTTACCAAATATTGACGGAGAAGGGAACTATGGAACTGGAAACGTAGTTGCACAAGAAAATGTGGGTTCAGTTCAATCTTCAGATATTGGAGATATAAATGGAGATGGCCATGTTGACATTCTTCGAGGGTCAACAACAGTTGACCGTATTGACTGGGATGCAAATGATGGTACTGGAGTTTTTAGTACACTCACTACTGTTGATGAAGACATTACCAATCCTAGAATTCTAATATTAACCGATATAGATGGGGATTCAGATCTGGATATCTTGGTATATTATTACGAAGGCGCCAATCGTTTTGGCTGGTTTGAAAATCTCGATGGCCTCGGTAATTTTGGAGAGGTTAATGAAATAGGTTTTGATGGAGGATCAAGCAATAGAATTAGAATGGTGACGGCTGATATTGATGGAGACAGCGATATGGATCTTTTGGTTTCCAATTCAAGTACCAGCACAGTGTTTTGGTATGAAAATTTGGATGGTATGGGCTCATTCAGTAATTTAAAACTTATCGACGACACCCAAACTTCAAGTATGAGTTCAGTATTACTAAGTGATATAGACGGTGATTCTGATTTGGATCTGCTTATTTCTGTTGATCTTTTAACATCTCAGGATGAAGATTTGATTGTTGCCTATGAGAATTTAGATGGGAATGGAAATTTTGGCGCATCTACTATAGTTTCAAATATCTTCAATTCACCGAAACATATGAATGCAGTTGACCTAGATACAGATGGAGATCAAGATTTAGTGATTGCGAATACAGAAGGTAAAAATACTATTTGGCTTCCAAATGACGGAAACGGAAATTTTGGGCCCGCTATTATATTTGAGGAATATGTTTTTTCACCAAGCCATATTTCTATTGCTGATATTGACAGTAACGGCACTCCTGATATTATTTCTACAGCATACAGCGAAGATACGGTGACCACCTATAAAAACCTGGACGGACAAGGCACTTTAGAACCGGGTGTTATCGTAAACTCCACAATACAGGATCCTACAAAAGTGGTATTGGCAGATCTGGATGGCGATGGAGATAATGATATAGCAAACATTTCACACAATAAAGTCTCGTGGTACGAGAATTTAGATGGTTTAGGCACATACGGACAGCAAAATGTACTGGTTGGCAATGTATTTGTTGGTAGATTTCTTGAAGCTGTAGATTTCGATAATGATGGTGATCTCGATCTAATGTATGGTTATGATGAAGTGGTTAGTTGGGTAGAAAATCTTGATGGAGCAGGCAATTTTAGTGAAAGACAGGCCCTTCATATTGCAGGCGGTACAAATTCAGATATAACGTTTATGGATGTTGACAATGATTTAGATTTGGATTACGTTAGGTTATCTTCTTTAAGCCTAATTTGGCACGAAAATATCAATTCCGCCCTAGAAAACTTAGGTAATACAATACTTTCGAATATTTCATTGGACTTAGGACAAATTAATAAAATCGATGTGAATGGAGATGGCTTTATTGACCTTGTTGGCTCCACTTCCGGCGACAATCAATTAATCTGGATTCCAAATCAAGGAGACGGCACATTTGGAGCTTTTCAGGTAATTGATACAGACCAGCCAAATATACGTCGAGCCGGAATTAAAGCAGCCGATATTGATGGAGATAGCGACCTTGATATCGTTTCGGGGTCACCAGATAACAATACGGTGCTATGGTATGAAAATTTAGATGGTCTAGGAGCATTTGGAGACGCCAATGAAATTTCTACAACTATCAGCATGAATAAAGTCTTAGAGGTATTTGATTCAGATTCAGATGGCGATCCGGATATTATTGTTTCAGATTTACTAACTAATACTGTTCAATTTATAGAAAATATAGACTGGGGAAGTTCTTTTGCAGAGCCAATTGAGTTATTTGGCACCGACTTAACTTTTACTTCTTCTCTTGCCTTTGGTGAACTAAATGGTGATTTTAAACAAGACTTGGCCATTTCCAATACACAGGATGGAAGTATTTTGTGGTATGAAAACCTCGGTGTTTTGTCGAATGTTATATCTGGGAATGTCGCTATCGACCTAGATTCAAATGGCTGTGATCCTGGAGATCCAGATATGCAAAATCTTCTTATTAAAACCGAGAATGAAACACATAGCTTTTCAACTGTTACAAATGCTAATGGCGACTATTCTATTAGTGTAACGGAAGGAACTTTTACTACTCAAATCAATTCTTCATTGCCAACCCATTTTAGCTCTGAACCAGAGTCGCATGTGTCTGAATTTGTAGGCATAAACAATGCTGAGGTCAAAGATTTTTGCGTAGTTGCCACAGAAACTATTGAAGACATTAGTATTGGTTTTTTCCCTATAACAGATGCACGCCCCGGTTTTGAAGCAGTTTATGAATTAGTATACAGCAACATTGGCACAGTCATCGTGGATGGGGATATTGAGCTTAACTTTGATGATGTTCGTCTTGAATATTCAGAAAGTAGTGAACCTGTGGCTAGTTCAAGTACTGGCCAAATAACTTTCGATTATACCAACCTACAACCATTTGAAACTCGTACGATTCAAATCACTTTTTCAGTGGCACCACCTCCCACTACTCAAATTGACGATCCGCTGATTTTTAGCGGGCAAATTAATCCGGTATCGAACGATATTAACCCTGAAGATAATTCATTTAACTATACTCAAATTGTTATTGGCTCCTTCGATCCCAATGATATTCTAGTACTTGAAGGGCCTCAGGTTCATATTGATGATGCAGATGACTATTTACACTATATTATTCGCTTTCAAAATACAGGAACAGCCTCGGCAATTAACGTGAGGGTTCTCAACGAACTAGACATGAATTTAGACTGGGATAGTTTTCAACTGTTAAACACAAGTCATGAATCTAGAGTCGAAATCACTGAAGGCAACACGATGCAGTTTATTTTTGATGATATCAACTTACCCGATGCAAAGACTGATGAGGAAGGATCTAAAGGGCATATTCAATACAAAATAAAACCTATGTCACCCGTGAGTGTTGGAGATCAAGTATCTAATAATGCACAGATATACTTTGATTTTAATGAGTTTATCCTCACTAATACGGTAACTACCACTTATGTTGAACAACTGGGCGTAGAAAGCTTTAGAGAAGAGATAATTTATATTTATCCTAATCCTGTTGAAAATAAGCTCTTCATCATAGGCGTATCAAATTATTCAAAAATTTCAATTTATGATCTACCGGGCCATAAAATCATGGAACAGAAAATTGTTCAAGATTCAGTAAGTCTGAATGTTGAACATATTTCACGAGGTGTCTACTTCTTGAAGTTTGAAAATAATAATGGCAATTTCGAAATAAGGCGATTAATAAAAAAATAA
- a CDS encoding serine hydrolase domain-containing protein translates to MKKKQTKRILKIVFIIASIGSLFLVPWTLVKAWILPLPVTVQEQVDDAIDYDFEGVIVYIDQAGKAPQYLASGWHDREAKTPAYPQALFKLASINKLYDAVAVTKLVHNERLSLDKTLAEYLPELLGRIENSNEITLRMLVQHRSGIPNFTDTPNFWGNPTATYKESLALILDKPANFEPGEDYEYCNTNYLLINKIMDNELGYDNFQFIKKEILLPLQLNHTFGSLQEVNIDNVMSGYHVGHPLDLKTDDHGMLATAEDVGKFVRALNDGSVFEAGEQELYSSIYKYEHAGWVPGYQSFATYHKDLDAVVVAFYSTTDPKLYLWNLSEIINNRIVKILEKQKG, encoded by the coding sequence ATGAAAAAGAAACAAACAAAACGAATACTCAAAATAGTATTTATTATTGCTAGCATAGGTTCTCTATTCTTAGTACCATGGACCTTAGTAAAAGCTTGGATATTACCACTACCCGTTACGGTTCAAGAACAAGTAGATGACGCAATTGATTATGATTTTGAAGGAGTAATTGTGTATATAGATCAAGCTGGCAAAGCACCTCAATATCTTGCTTCCGGTTGGCACGATCGGGAAGCAAAAACTCCTGCCTACCCACAAGCACTCTTTAAATTGGCTAGCATCAACAAACTTTACGATGCGGTGGCAGTCACCAAATTGGTGCACAACGAACGGCTTTCGTTAGACAAGACCCTTGCTGAATACTTACCAGAACTGCTAGGAAGGATTGAAAATTCAAATGAAATTACCTTGCGAATGCTCGTACAGCATAGAAGTGGTATCCCTAATTTTACAGATACTCCAAACTTTTGGGGAAACCCTACAGCTACTTATAAAGAAAGCCTTGCCTTAATTTTGGACAAACCAGCTAACTTTGAGCCTGGGGAAGATTATGAATACTGCAACACAAACTATTTGTTAATTAATAAAATAATGGATAATGAATTGGGGTATGATAATTTCCAGTTTATTAAGAAAGAAATACTACTACCCCTTCAGCTAAATCATACCTTCGGTTCGCTACAAGAAGTGAATATAGATAATGTGATGAGTGGTTATCACGTAGGGCATCCCCTAGATTTAAAAACAGACGATCACGGTATGCTAGCCACTGCAGAAGACGTGGGTAAGTTTGTAAGAGCCCTAAACGATGGATCGGTATTTGAAGCGGGAGAACAGGAACTATATTCCTCTATTTATAAGTATGAGCATGCTGGGTGGGTTCCAGGTTACCAAAGTTTTGCAACCTATCACAAAGACCTGGATGCCGTTGTTGTTGCCTTTTACAGCACCACCGACCCGAAGCTATATTTGTGGAATTTGTCAGAAATCATAAACAATAGAATTGTCAAAATACTAGAAAAGCAAAAAGGCTGA
- a CDS encoding MepB family protein: MKNYLNLINSKVYAISGLKFSNFKNETEGNQYAACRFQLNGWNIIYRSAKITPKKAGQFVTFWKRNKKGVTAPLSDKDLFNFYVITVRGKDTLGQFVFPKAILIDKGIITTSMKEGKRGFRVYPPWDTTTNKQAAKTQQWQLGYFYEITPTTDFKKVKELFNMH; the protein is encoded by the coding sequence ATGAAAAATTATCTTAATTTAATTAATTCAAAAGTATACGCTATTAGCGGCCTTAAGTTTTCTAACTTTAAAAATGAAACTGAAGGCAACCAATATGCTGCGTGCCGCTTTCAGCTAAACGGATGGAATATTATCTACAGAAGTGCAAAAATAACTCCTAAAAAAGCCGGACAGTTTGTTACGTTTTGGAAACGAAATAAAAAAGGAGTTACAGCCCCCTTATCAGATAAAGACTTGTTTAATTTTTATGTCATCACGGTTAGAGGTAAAGACACCTTGGGGCAGTTTGTTTTTCCAAAGGCTATACTTATAGACAAAGGAATAATTACGACTTCTATGAAAGAAGGAAAAAGAGGTTTTCGGGTGTATCCCCCTTGGGACACAACAACTAATAAACAAGCCGCAAAAACCCAACAATGGCAATTAGGTTACTTTTATGAAATCACACCAACAACTGACTTTAAAAAGGTAAAAGAATTATTTAATATGCATTGA
- a CDS encoding glycosyltransferase, with amino-acid sequence MNLKKTTSETKTDANGTTSNSIFSSSSSTSEKATKTWNILVLINTFLLLAGGAFLMYQMQNDFAQFRTERLSSTWGFIFFAIASSLFVYKAGFFIYQLYLYFRYKPVESVTDDELPTVTVIVPAYNEGKQVWATLKSLAKSDYPKEKIQLLAIDDGSKDDTWYWMQEAKKQLGEQVAIYQQPENKGKRHALYRGFNIGTGEVFVTVDSDSVVNADTLRNLVSPFITNEDCGAVAGNIRVLNNAKALLPRMLDVSFVLSFEFVRSAESRLKSVLCTPGALAAYRRDAVLSCLPEWINQTFMGKPSDIGEDRAMTNMILKQGYHVLFQRNAYAYTNVPEKYKGLYKMFIRWGRSNVRENIAMAKYVFTDFREGSKAGSRLLFFSQASKLIMCYPFLLFMLYFILVHPVLFVTSTLASILVLSSFQAIFYANRYKFSESFWAYTYSILYTFSLFWITPYAIATASRSGWLTRELPQQG; translated from the coding sequence ATGAATCTAAAAAAAACTACTTCAGAAACTAAAACGGACGCGAATGGAACTACATCAAACTCCATTTTTAGTTCCTCTTCATCAACATCAGAAAAGGCCACGAAAACGTGGAATATCTTAGTATTAATAAATACCTTCTTGCTTCTTGCTGGAGGTGCTTTTTTGATGTATCAGATGCAAAATGACTTTGCGCAATTTAGAACGGAACGCCTAAGCAGTACTTGGGGATTCATCTTTTTTGCTATAGCATCTTCTTTGTTTGTATATAAAGCAGGTTTTTTCATTTATCAACTCTATTTATATTTTAGGTATAAGCCTGTTGAGTCTGTTACAGATGATGAACTACCAACCGTAACAGTAATTGTTCCGGCGTATAACGAAGGAAAACAAGTATGGGCTACGCTAAAGAGTTTAGCAAAAAGTGATTATCCTAAAGAAAAAATACAATTATTAGCCATTGATGATGGTAGTAAGGATGATACTTGGTATTGGATGCAAGAAGCTAAAAAACAATTAGGCGAGCAGGTAGCTATATACCAACAACCAGAAAATAAAGGAAAACGTCATGCACTGTACAGAGGTTTTAATATTGGTACAGGAGAGGTATTTGTAACGGTGGATAGTGACTCTGTTGTAAATGCAGATACACTCCGTAATTTAGTAAGTCCTTTCATTACTAATGAAGATTGTGGTGCAGTAGCAGGTAATATTCGTGTACTGAATAATGCTAAAGCATTATTACCTAGAATGCTCGATGTGAGTTTTGTATTAAGTTTTGAATTTGTACGTTCGGCAGAAAGCAGGCTTAAGTCTGTACTTTGTACGCCTGGAGCTTTGGCAGCTTACCGTAGAGATGCTGTACTTTCTTGTTTGCCAGAGTGGATAAATCAAACGTTTATGGGAAAACCATCGGATATTGGTGAAGACAGAGCGATGACCAATATGATCTTAAAACAAGGATACCACGTATTGTTTCAACGTAACGCTTATGCGTATACCAATGTACCTGAAAAATACAAAGGCTTGTATAAAATGTTTATTAGATGGGGTAGAAGTAATGTACGTGAAAATATTGCGATGGCTAAATATGTATTTACCGACTTTAGAGAAGGCTCGAAAGCAGGATCACGATTACTGTTCTTTAGTCAAGCTAGTAAATTAATTATGTGCTACCCATTTTTACTATTTATGTTGTACTTTATATTGGTACACCCGGTATTATTTGTTACATCAACATTGGCTAGTATATTAGTGTTATCAAGCTTTCAGGCGATTTTCTACGCCAATAGATATAAATTTTCTGAATCATTCTGGGCATACACCTACAGTATTTTATATACGTTTAGTTTGTTCTGGATTACACCATATGCAATTGCTACTGCAAGCAGAAGTGGTTGGCTTACAAGAGAGTTGCCACAACAAGGGTAG
- a CDS encoding T9SS type A sorting domain-containing protein has product MKQLYFLFFLLFFSFLNAQIVTIPDANFKNALLNTECVDTNGDGDADADADLNDDGEIQLTEAEAVLSLDVSFQNITSLEGISSFTNMTTLFCTDNDLTELDLSALVNLEVLGCWDNDEIVALDFSANINLISLECDSNQSLEYLNIQNGNNSNLELMVANNSSNLRCIQVDDVTYANNQTCGDDPIAWCKEPNTIYSEDCSLGISDLEEITFSIYPNPVTNTLILNTKLEYNNVKIYSIQGQLISEENTDEIDVSNLSSGIFFVSITVDGRTITQKFMKV; this is encoded by the coding sequence ATGAAACAACTATACTTTCTATTCTTTTTACTTTTTTTTTCTTTTCTAAACGCACAGATAGTAACAATTCCTGATGCTAATTTTAAAAACGCATTACTAAATACCGAATGTGTTGATACAAATGGAGATGGTGATGCAGATGCCGATGCCGACTTAAATGATGATGGAGAAATACAACTTACTGAGGCGGAAGCAGTTTTAAGCTTAGACGTGAGTTTTCAAAACATAACCTCTCTTGAAGGTATTTCATCTTTCACTAATATGACCACTCTATTTTGTACCGATAATGATTTAACCGAACTAGACCTTTCAGCACTTGTGAATCTTGAAGTATTGGGTTGCTGGGATAATGATGAGATTGTTGCTCTCGACTTTTCAGCTAATATAAATTTAATTTCGTTAGAGTGTGATAGTAATCAGTCCTTGGAATATCTAAACATTCAAAACGGAAATAATAGTAACCTTGAATTGATGGTGGCAAATAATAGTAGTAATTTACGGTGCATTCAAGTTGACGATGTTACGTATGCCAATAATCAAACCTGTGGTGATGACCCTATTGCTTGGTGCAAAGAACCAAACACTATTTACAGTGAGGACTGTAGTTTGGGTATTTCCGATTTAGAGGAGATCACATTTAGCATATACCCTAATCCAGTTACAAACACATTAATACTAAATACCAAATTAGAGTATAATAACGTCAAGATTTATTCAATACAAGGGCAATTAATTTCTGAAGAAAACACTGATGAAATAGACGTTTCTAATCTGTCTTCAGGTATCTTTTTTGTATCAATAACTGTCGATGGAAGGACTATTACTCAAAAGTTTATGAAAGTTTAA
- a CDS encoding DUF4256 domain-containing protein: MANKIKNLTAQEKENLINTLKTRFNENINRHKKIDWTNVQKRLEAKPEKLWSLNEMEKTGGEPDVVGFDDDEYIFYDCSPESPKGRRSVCYDREGLESRKKFKPENTAIDMATAMGIELLNEEEYRALQMLGTFDTKTSSWIKTPDKIRRLGGALFGDYRFATVFIYHNGAQSYYGSRGFRGVVRV; this comes from the coding sequence ATGGCTAACAAAATAAAAAACCTAACTGCTCAAGAGAAAGAAAATCTGATCAACACGTTAAAGACCCGGTTTAACGAAAATATAAACCGTCATAAAAAAATTGACTGGACTAATGTTCAAAAAAGGTTAGAAGCAAAACCAGAAAAACTATGGAGCTTAAATGAAATGGAGAAAACTGGAGGCGAACCCGACGTAGTTGGCTTTGATGATGATGAGTATATTTTTTATGACTGTTCTCCAGAAAGTCCCAAAGGCCGTAGAAGTGTTTGTTACGATCGCGAAGGTTTAGAGTCACGAAAGAAATTTAAACCTGAAAATACTGCTATAGATATGGCTACTGCTATGGGTATCGAACTTTTAAATGAAGAAGAGTACCGAGCACTACAGATGTTGGGTACATTTGATACCAAAACATCAAGTTGGATTAAAACACCTGACAAAATCAGGAGGCTTGGCGGCGCCCTATTTGGCGATTATCGATTTGCAACTGTTTTTATATACCATAACGGCGCTCAATCTTATTATGGCAGTAGAGGGTTTCGAGGTGTAGTAAGAGTATAA
- a CDS encoding DinB family protein: MKKLIFLLIVCTAIPTHAQYTIEPTKGYSQEIGTMVSMLQDLKNRVTQSVSTLNQEQTDFLLDEKANRIGAMILHLAATEKYYQLYTFENHGFTDDMPKFWETALSLGEPARKKVINKPISYYLKIWDDVRTETLRLLKTKDDTWFASKTQDGSMNNHWAWYHVMEHQANHMGQIRLLLSRMPK, encoded by the coding sequence ATGAAAAAATTAATCTTCTTATTAATTGTCTGTACTGCAATTCCAACCCATGCTCAATACACTATCGAACCAACAAAAGGGTATTCGCAAGAAATTGGTACTATGGTTTCCATGTTGCAAGACCTTAAAAATAGGGTTACTCAAAGTGTTTCAACTTTAAACCAAGAACAAACCGATTTTCTATTGGACGAAAAAGCTAACCGCATTGGAGCTATGATTTTGCACCTAGCCGCCACAGAAAAATATTACCAACTTTACACATTTGAAAATCATGGCTTTACCGATGATATGCCAAAATTTTGGGAAACAGCCCTTAGTTTAGGAGAACCAGCACGTAAAAAAGTCATAAACAAACCCATAAGCTATTATCTTAAAATATGGGATGACGTTCGTACAGAAACACTACGATTATTAAAAACAAAAGATGACACATGGTTTGCCAGTAAAACTCAAGATGGCTCTATGAATAATCATTGGGCCTGGTACCATGTGATGGAGCATCAAGCCAACCATATGGGACAAATACGATTGTTACTAAGCCGTATGCCTAAATAA